From the genome of Candidatus Angelobacter sp.:
CGAGAACTTGCGGTTGTCCCACACGATAGAGGCGTTCTTCGGCGCCGGCTCGAAGAAAAAACCGTACGGATCGGTTTTCAGCACGAGCGCGCCGTTGGCGTGCTTGATCTCGTATTTGTAAAGCGCACCCTCTCGGACACCGGGAATGAAAATCTCCCAGACGCCGGATGGACCAAGGTGGCGCATCGGATGAAATCGCCCGTCCCAACCGTTAAAATCGCCGACCACACTGATGCGCTGCGCATTCGGCGCCCACACCGCGAAACTCGTGCCCGCCACGCCGTCAACGTTCCGGAGTTGCGCGCCGAGTTTGTCGTAAATGCGCCGCTCGTTCCCCTGCCCGAACAAATACAAATCGGTTTCTCCCAATGTCGGGAGAAATGAAAACGGGTCGCGCGTCCGGCGCGCCTGCCCGCCTTGCGTGACCACGAGATCATAAGCATACACCCGGCTGGCGTCCCTGGTGACGCCTTCAAAAATACCGGCGTCGTGGACAGGCTTCAGTTTGATTTTCGGCTTGTTCTTCTCGTGGACCGGGACGGCTTCGACTGACGTGGCGTTGGGAAGAAAGGCGCGCGCGACCAGGCCGGAACCATC
Proteins encoded in this window:
- a CDS encoding 1,4-alpha-glucan branching enzyme: MLLTPEELESLVNVQHRSPHTLLGMHPLGDGSGLVARAFLPNATSVEAVPVHEKNKPKIKLKPVHDAGIFEGVTRDASRVYAYDLVVTQGGQARRTRDPFSFLPTLGETDLYLFGQGNERRIYDKLGAQLRNVDGVAGTSFAVWAPNAQRISVVGDFNGWDGRFHPMRHLGPSGVWEIFIPGVREGALYKYEIKHANGALVLKTDPYGFFFEPAPKNASIVWDNRKFS